The genomic DNA ACTACGTGCGTGCGGCCAACGGTGATTCCATTCCATTGGGCTCACTGATTGACATTGAAGTGACAGCGGAGCCTCGCTCACTGCCGCACTTTAATCAGCTAAATGCTGCCACTATCAGCGCGGTATCTGCACCAGGGGTCACCATGGGTACGGCGGTGGATTGGTTTGAGAGCAAAGCGGCAGAGTTGCCTAAAGGCTATCAGCACGATTACCTCGGTGAGTCTCGTCAATACGTAACCGAAGGCAGTGCGCTGTATGCCACCTTCTTATTCGCGTTGGCGATCATTTATCTGGTCCTTGCGATTCAGTTTGAATCCTTGCTCGACCCACTGGTGATCTTGGTCTCTGTGCCGCTCGCCATTTGCGGGGCTTTGATTGCGCTCGCATGGGGGCTGTCATCCATGAACATCTACTCACAAGTCGGGCTAATAACCTTGATAGGTCTGATTACTAAACACGGTATTCTGATCTGTGAGGTCGCCAAAGAGCAGCAACTGCATCATCAAGCCAGCCGAATGGACGCAGTGAAAGAAGCGGCCAAGATTCGTCTGCGTCCGATCTTGATGACCACTGCCGCGATGATTGCAGGCCTAATCCCGCTAATGTTTGCCACCGGCGCAGGCGCCGAGCAACGCTTTAGCATCGGGGTTGTGATCGTAGCAGGTCTCGCTATCGGTACGTTATTCACGCTATTCGTTCTGCCAGTGATTTATACCTATCTGGCCAGCAAGCACAAACCACTGCCTGTGTTTGTCGAAGACGATGAACTTGATAAGCTCGATGAAGACTATCGCGCATCACACTAACCCAAAGGGCCTTCGGGCCCTTTTCTTTTATCATCCTTTCGACAAGCTGTGCGTATTTACATAGAATAAAGACAGTTAATAAAGGAGTATTCCATGTTTGACCCCAAAAAACTTGAGCAAATGGCCAAGCAAATTCACGACGCCATGCCTCAGCCTGTTAAAGAGTTAGGCACGGATATGGAAAGCCGTGTGCGCCAAGCTATTCAAGGCCAGCTCACCAAGCTCGACGTGGTAAGCCGTGAAGAGTTTGATGTGCAAACTCAGGTGTTGCTACGCACCCGTCAAAAGCTCACCGAGCTCGAAGCCAAGCTTGAAGCCATGGAAGCAAAAGTGGATCAGTCGGCAGATAATCAAGAGTAAACTGCACGTACACAAAAAAGCCTGACCCTCAGGCCAGGCTTCTCTTTCCACTTTGTGTCGAACGCTAAGCGTTATGCGTTATCGAGCGCAATCTGCTTCATATCGGTCATATAGCCGCGCAATTCCTCGCCGATATACTCAATCGGGTGGTTACGGATACGGTCATTGACCTCGATTAAGGTGGCGTTGTCGACCTGATTGGAGGTTTCTCCAAGTCCTTTACCAATCACATCAGCACCCACTGTTGGCATAAAGTGCTCGCGCAGCAGCGGTGTCGCGACGTTTGCAAATAGGTAGTTACCGTACTCAGCCGTGTCTGAAATGACCACGTTCATTTCATAAAGACGCTTACGCGCAATGGTATTGGCAATCAAAGGCAGTTCGTGCAATGACTCGTAATACGCTGACTCTTCGATAATGCCGGATGACACCATCACTTCAAAAGCGAGCTCAACCCCTGCACGCACCATCGCGACCATCAAAATACCGTTATCAAAGAACGCTTGCTCACTGATGCTTACATCCGACTCGGGATAATTTTCAAAAGCAGTCTGTGCCGTTTCTTCACGCCAAGTGAAAAGGTCTTTATCGTCGTTATCCCAATCGGCCATCATGGTTGCAGAGAAATGACCAGAGATAATGTCATCCATGTGCTTGTTATAAAGGGGACGCATCAGTTCTTTAAGCGACTCTGACAGCTCAAAAGCTTTGACTTTCGCAGGGTTAGACAGGCGATCCATCATATGGGTGATACCACCGAACTTCAGCGCTTCCGTAATGGTTTCCCAGCCATACTGAATCAGTTTGCCCGCATAACCTGGCTCAACACCCTCTGCGATCATTTTCTCATAACAAACGACGGATCCAGCCTGCAGCATGCCACACAGGATGGTTTGTTCGCCCATCAGATCGGATTTCACTTCTGCTACGAATGAGGATGCAAGTACGCCAGCACGGTGACCACCGGTAGCGGCTGCCCAGGCTTTCGCAATCTCAAAGCCTTCACCTTTAGGATCATTTTCTGGGTGAACAGCAATCAGGGTCGGAACACCAAAGCCGCGTTTGTATTCTTCACGCACCTCGGTACCCGGGCACTTTGGCGCAACCATAACCACAGTAATGTCTTCACGGATACGCTGACCGACTTCGACAATATTAAAGCCATGTGAGTAACCAAGCGCAGCACCCTCTTTCATCAGTGGCATCACGGTTTCAACCACGTTGGAGTGCTGTTTATCTGGCGTAAGGTTAATCACCAAGTCTGCCTGTGGGATCAAATCTTGGTAGCTACCTACTTCAAATCCATTTTCGACCGCGTTCTGATAAGAAGGACGTTTTTCATCAATGGCAGCCTGACGTAGTGCATAAGCCACATCAAGGCCCGAGTCGCGCATGTTTAAGCCTTGATTGAGCCCTTGCGCACCGCAGCCTACAATCACCACTTTCTTACCTTTGAGGAATTCAGCCTCAGACGAAAATTCGTCACGATCCATAAATCGGCATACGCCTAATTGTTCCAATTGTTGACGCAAATTCAGGGTATTAAAGTAGTTCGCCATGGTGTGCTCCATTGATTCAAATCCGTGATTGGGTGTGTTTTCACCGCCTATTTTTGATACTACCCTAACCACTATATTGCCTAAAGTGATATATTCACAACATAACATTGCAATTACAGCAACGTGAAATCATGAATGCAAAGCAACTCACGGGCTTTCTCCACCTCTGTGACACCAAAAGCTATACCCGGGCCGCACAAGCAATGCACGTCAGCCCTTCTGCGCTGAGCCGAATCATCCAACGTCTCGAAGAAGATATTGGTCAGCCGTTGTTTATTCGTACCAATAAAGCGGTCGATCTCACCCCAGCAGGTAAAACGCTGCTTCCCGTCGCACGCGATATCCTGCAGCTTTGGCACACCACGAAGGCCAGTATCAATGAACATGCCTCCTTGCTCGGCGGTAAGCTCACGCTCTTTTGTTCAGTCACGGCAAGCTATAGCCATTTACCTGAGCTCCTCGCGCGGTTTCGTCAGCAATACCCAAATATCGAGCTACAACTGCTGACCGGCGACCCCGCTCAAGCAGAAGAGAAGGTGCAAGACAACAGCGCCGACATTGCTATTGCCGCTAAACCCAAGCGCTTGTCATCCAGCTTGGTGTTTCAACCGATTGATACAGTCAGTTTGTCAGTTATCGCACCGGCAATGGCCAGTAGCGGCATTGACCTACAAGCCATTGACTGGCAGCACACACCGTTAATCTTGCCCGAAGCAGGGACAGCGCGCGAACTCGCTGATCAATGGTTGACCAGTAAAGGTATCGAGCCAAACGTCTACGCACAAATAGCAGGCCATGAGGCGATTGTCAGTATGGTGGCATTGGGCTGTGGTATTGGTGTCGCGCCAGATGTGGTGATTGATAACAGCCCAGTAAAAGACAAGGTTGAGCGCTTACGCCAAGAAATTGTGCAACCTCTCGAACTGGGCCTTTGTTGTAAAGCTTCCCGCTCAAAAGAGCCTTTACTCAACGCCCTACTCGATGTCATGCGATAAACACAAAAAGCCCCAACACAATGATGCTGGGGCTTAAACGCAAAAAACCCCAGCTTTTCAGCTAGGGTTTCTAAGTAGTGGCGGAGTGGACGGGACTCGAACCCGCGACCCCCGGCGTGACAGGCCGGTATTCTAACCAACTGAACTACCACTCCGCACCAATTCTGTATGATTAAAGGCTTATATCTCTTTGCTTTAATCAATTGTAATCAAAGCCTGGCGATGTCCTACTCTCACATGGGGAGACCCCACACTACCATCGGCGCTGCTTCGTTTCACTACTGAGTTCGGCATGGAGTCAGGTGGGTCCAAAGCGCTATGGTCGCCAAGCAAAATTTTGTTTTGTCTTCACTTTTCTAAAAGTGAAAACCATCAACCTAGAAAGCTGTTCGTTCTCGCCACAATCAACTGGCTTTATTTTAAGTCCAACCCAAAACCTCTTGGGTGTTGTATGGTTAAGCCTCACGGGCAATTAGTACAGGTTAGCTCAACGCCTCACAGCGCTTACACACCCTGCCTATCAACGTTCTAGTCTAGAACAACCCTTTAGAGAGCTCGAAGCTCTAGGGATGACTCATCTCGGGGCCAGCTTCGCGCTTAGATGCTTTCAGCGCTTATCTGTGCCGAACTTAGCTACCGGGCAATGCGTCTGGCGACACAACCCGAACACCAGCGGTTCGTCCACTCCGGTCCTCTCGTACTAGGAGCAGCTCCCCTCAATCATCCAACGCCCACGGCAGATAGGGACCGAACTGTCTCACGACGTTCTAAACCCAGCTCGCGTACCACTTTAAATGGCGAACAGCCATACCCTTGGGACCGACTTCAGCCCCAGGATGTGATGAGCCGACATCGAGGTGCCAAACACCGCCGTCGATATGAACTCTTGGGCGGTATCAGCCTGTTATCCCCGGAGTACCTTTTATCCGTTGAGCGATGGCCCTTCCATTCAGAACCACCGGATCACTATGACCTACTTTCGTACCTGCTCGAGCCGTCACTCTCGCAGTTAAGCGGGCTTATGCCATTGCACTAACCTCACGATGTCCGACCGTGATTAGCCCACCTTCGTGCTCCTCCGTTACGCTTTGGGAGGAGACCGCCCCAGTCAAACTACCCACCAGGCACTGTCCTCACCCCAGATAATGGGGCTAAGTTAGAACATCAAACATACAAGGGTGGTATTTCAAGGATGGCTCCACAGCAACTGGCGTCGCCGCTTCAAAGCCTCCCACCTATCCTACACATGTAGGCTCAATGTTCAGTGCCAAGCTGTAGTAAAGGTTCACGGGGTCTTTCCGTCTAGCCGCGGGTACACAGCATCTTCACTGCGATTTCAATTTCACTGAGTCTCGGGTGGAGACAGCGTGGCCATCATTACGCCATTCGTGCAGGTCGGAACTTACCCGACAAGGAATTTCGCTACCTTAGGACCGTTATAGTTACGGCCGCCGTTTACCGGGGCTTCAATCAATGGCTTCTCTTGCGATAACCACATCAATTAACCTTCCGGCACCGGGCAGGCGTCACACCGTATACGTCATCTTTCGATTTTGCACAGTGCTGTGTTTTTAATAAACAGTTGCAGCCACCTGGTATCTGCGACTGCCCATAGCTCCATCCGCAAGGGACTTCACCGCGGGCAGCGTACCTTCTCCCGAAGTTACGGTACCATTTTGCCTAGTTCCTTCACCCGAGTTCTCTCAAGCGCCTTGGTATTCTCTACCCGACCACCTGTGTCGGTTTGGAGTACGGTTCCTACTTACCTGAAGCTTAGAGGCTTTTCCCGGAAGCATGGCATCAATGACTTCACCACCTTGGTGGCTCGACATCGTGTCTCGGCCTTGATTTCCCGGATTTGCCTAAGAAATCAGCCTACGCACTTGAACCTGGACAACCATCGCCAGGCCCACCTAGCCTTCTCCGTCCCCCCATCGCAGTAAGTAGCAGTACGGGAATATTAACCCGTTTCCCATCGACTACGCCTTTCGGCCTCGCCTTAGGGGCCGACTTACCCTGCCCCGATTAACGTTGGACAGGAACCCTTGGTCTTCCGGCGAGGAGGTTTTTCACCCCCTTTATCGTTACTCATGTCAGCATTCGCACTTGTGATACCTCCAGCAAGCCTCTCAGCTCACCTTCAACAGCTTACACAACGCTCCCCTACCCAATATCCATAAGGACATTGCCGCAGCTTCGGTGTATCGCTTAGCCCCGTTACATCTTCCGCGCAGGCCGACTCGACCAGTGAGCTATTACGCTTTCTTTAAATGATGGCTGCTTCTAAGCCAACATCCTGGCTGTCTGAGCCTTCCCACATCGTTTCCCACTTAGCGATAACTTTGGGACCTTAGCTGGCGGTCTGGGTTGTTTCCCTCTCCACGACGGACGTTAGCACCCGCCGTGTGTCTCCCGGATAGTACTTACTGGTATTCGGAGTTTGCAAAGGGTTGGTAAGTCGGGATGACCCCCTAGCCTTAACAGTGCTCTACCCCCAGTAGTATTCGTCCGAGGCGCTACCTAAATAGCTTTCGGGGAGAACCAGCTATCTCCGAGTTTGATTGGCCTTTCACCCCTAGCCACAGGTCATCTCCTAACTTTTCAACGTTAGTGAGTTCGGTCCTCCAGTTGATGTTACTCAACCTTCAACCTGCCCATGGCTAGATCACTCGGTTTCGGGTCTAATGCAAGCAACTCGACGCCCAGTTAAGACTCGGTTTCCCTACGGCTCCCCTATGCGGTTAACCTTGCTACTTACATTAAGTCGCTGACCCATTATACAAAAGGTACGCGGTCACCCCACTAGGAGGCTCCCACTGCTTGTACGTAGACGGTTTCAGGTTCTATTTCACTCCCCTCACAGGGGTTCTTTTCGCCTTTCCCTCACGGTACTGGTTCACTATCGGTCAGTCAGGAGTATTTAGCCTTGGAGGATGGTCCCCCCATGTTCAGACAAGATATCACGTGTCCCGTCCTACTCGTTTTCACGTCTAAGGCGCCGTCGGTTACGGGGCTATCACCCTTTATTGCCAGGCTTTCCAACCTGTTCACCTAACGCCTAAGCCGCTTAAGGGCTGCTCCGGGTTCGCTCGCCGCTACTGCCGGAATCTC from Salinivibrio kushneri includes the following:
- the ubiK gene encoding ubiquinone biosynthesis accessory factor UbiK, which produces MFDPKKLEQMAKQIHDAMPQPVKELGTDMESRVRQAIQGQLTKLDVVSREEFDVQTQVLLRTRQKLTELEAKLEAMEAKVDQSADNQE
- the ilvC gene encoding ketol-acid reductoisomerase, translated to MANYFNTLNLRQQLEQLGVCRFMDRDEFSSEAEFLKGKKVVIVGCGAQGLNQGLNMRDSGLDVAYALRQAAIDEKRPSYQNAVENGFEVGSYQDLIPQADLVINLTPDKQHSNVVETVMPLMKEGAALGYSHGFNIVEVGQRIREDITVVMVAPKCPGTEVREEYKRGFGVPTLIAVHPENDPKGEGFEIAKAWAAATGGHRAGVLASSFVAEVKSDLMGEQTILCGMLQAGSVVCYEKMIAEGVEPGYAGKLIQYGWETITEALKFGGITHMMDRLSNPAKVKAFELSESLKELMRPLYNKHMDDIISGHFSATMMADWDNDDKDLFTWREETAQTAFENYPESDVSISEQAFFDNGILMVAMVRAGVELAFEVMVSSGIIEESAYYESLHELPLIANTIARKRLYEMNVVISDTAEYGNYLFANVATPLLREHFMPTVGADVIGKGLGETSNQVDNATLIEVNDRIRNHPIEYIGEELRGYMTDMKQIALDNA
- the ilvY gene encoding HTH-type transcriptional activator IlvY; this encodes MNAKQLTGFLHLCDTKSYTRAAQAMHVSPSALSRIIQRLEEDIGQPLFIRTNKAVDLTPAGKTLLPVARDILQLWHTTKASINEHASLLGGKLTLFCSVTASYSHLPELLARFRQQYPNIELQLLTGDPAQAEEKVQDNSADIAIAAKPKRLSSSLVFQPIDTVSLSVIAPAMASSGIDLQAIDWQHTPLILPEAGTARELADQWLTSKGIEPNVYAQIAGHEAIVSMVALGCGIGVAPDVVIDNSPVKDKVERLRQEIVQPLELGLCCKASRSKEPLLNALLDVMR